The following proteins are co-located in the Camelina sativa cultivar DH55 chromosome 12, Cs, whole genome shotgun sequence genome:
- the LOC104729384 gene encoding galactinol synthase 6 isoform X2: protein MSQMTMNVEKKIGADVTVIPEDGKRAYVTFLAGNKDYWMGVVGLAKGLRKVKSAYPLVVAILPDVPEEHRQILVAQGCIIREIEPVYPPENKEGYSMAYYVINYSKLRIWEFVEYEKMIYLDGDIQVFRNIDHLFDTPRGYLYAVKDCFCEVSWTKSPQYKIGYCQQSPEKVTWPVESLGAPPPAYFNAGMLIFEPNLVTYEDLLRVVQLTTPTLFAEQPIPSTYNLILAMLWRHPEHVDLDQISVVHYCANGSKPWKYDEAQEHMEREDIKMLVKKWWDIYEDSSLDYKNFGESESKLNQTTAPLASKDPAGDVLTNLAPSAA, encoded by the exons TCGGAGCTGACGTGACTGTGATCCCTGAAGATGGGAAAAGGGCTTATGTCACTTTCCTTGCTGGTAACAAAGACTACTGGATGGGTGTGGTTGGTCTAGCCAAAGGACTTCGCAAGGTGAAATCGGCTTATCCTCTTGTTGTGGCGATTCTCCCTGACGTGCCTGAGGAACACCGTCAAATCCTGGTGGCTCAAGGATGCATTATCCGTGAGATCGAACCGGTCTATCCGCCGGAAAACAAAGAAGGTTATTCCATGGCGTATTATGTTATCAACTACTCCAAGCTTCGTATTTGGGAG TTTGTTGAGTATGAGAAGATGATATATCTAGATGGGGACATACAAGTGTTCAGAAACATCGATCATCTGTTCGATACTCCTCGTGGCTACTTGTATGCCGTCAAAGATTGCTTTTGCGAGGTTTCTTGGACCAAATCTCCTCAATACAAGATCGGTTACTGCCAACAGTCGCCTGAAAAAGTGACATGGCCTGTCGAAAGCCTCGGTGCTCCACCTCCGGCATATTTCAATGCCGGTATGTTGATTTTTGAACCAAATCTCGTCACTTACGAAGATCTTCTTCGTGTTGTTCAACTCACTACCCCAACTCTTTTTGCTGAAC AACCAATCCCTTCGACCTACAACCTCATATTGGCTATGCTTTGGCGTCATCCAGAACACGTTGACCTTGACCAAATCAGTGTTGTTCATTATTGTGCTAat GGTTCAAAGCCTTGGAAATACGATGAGGCTCAAGAACACATGGAGCGAGAAGACATCAAAATGTTGGTCAAAAAATGGTGGGATATTTATGAAGATTCGAGTTTAGATTACAAGAACTTTGGCGAGAGTGAGTCTAAGCTGAATCAGACCACTGCCCCATTGGCTTCCAAGGACCCTGCTGGCGATGTGCTAACGAACCTTGCCCCCTCCGCCGCTTAA
- the LOC104729384 gene encoding galactinol synthase 5 isoform X1 → MSQMTMNVEKKIGADVTVIPEDGKRAYVTFLAGNKDYWMGVVGLAKGLRKVKSAYPLVVAILPDVPEEHRQILVAQGCIIREIEPVYPPENKEGYSMAYYVINYSKLRIWEFVEYEKMIYLDGDIQVFRNIDHLFDTPRGYLYAVKDCFCEVSWTKSPQYKIGYCQQSPEKVTWPVESLGAPPPAYFNAGMLIFEPNLVTYEDLLRVVQLTTPTLFAEQDFLNMYFKDIYKPIPSTYNLILAMLWRHPEHVDLDQISVVHYCANGSKPWKYDEAQEHMEREDIKMLVKKWWDIYEDSSLDYKNFGESESKLNQTTAPLASKDPAGDVLTNLAPSAA, encoded by the exons TCGGAGCTGACGTGACTGTGATCCCTGAAGATGGGAAAAGGGCTTATGTCACTTTCCTTGCTGGTAACAAAGACTACTGGATGGGTGTGGTTGGTCTAGCCAAAGGACTTCGCAAGGTGAAATCGGCTTATCCTCTTGTTGTGGCGATTCTCCCTGACGTGCCTGAGGAACACCGTCAAATCCTGGTGGCTCAAGGATGCATTATCCGTGAGATCGAACCGGTCTATCCGCCGGAAAACAAAGAAGGTTATTCCATGGCGTATTATGTTATCAACTACTCCAAGCTTCGTATTTGGGAG TTTGTTGAGTATGAGAAGATGATATATCTAGATGGGGACATACAAGTGTTCAGAAACATCGATCATCTGTTCGATACTCCTCGTGGCTACTTGTATGCCGTCAAAGATTGCTTTTGCGAGGTTTCTTGGACCAAATCTCCTCAATACAAGATCGGTTACTGCCAACAGTCGCCTGAAAAAGTGACATGGCCTGTCGAAAGCCTCGGTGCTCCACCTCCGGCATATTTCAATGCCGGTATGTTGATTTTTGAACCAAATCTCGTCACTTACGAAGATCTTCTTCGTGTTGTTCAACTCACTACCCCAACTCTTTTTGCTGAACAG gattttctgaatatgtacttcaaagACATATACAAACCAATCCCTTCGACCTACAACCTCATATTGGCTATGCTTTGGCGTCATCCAGAACACGTTGACCTTGACCAAATCAGTGTTGTTCATTATTGTGCTAat GGTTCAAAGCCTTGGAAATACGATGAGGCTCAAGAACACATGGAGCGAGAAGACATCAAAATGTTGGTCAAAAAATGGTGGGATATTTATGAAGATTCGAGTTTAGATTACAAGAACTTTGGCGAGAGTGAGTCTAAGCTGAATCAGACCACTGCCCCATTGGCTTCCAAGGACCCTGCTGGCGATGTGCTAACGAACCTTGCCCCCTCCGCCGCTTAA